The sequence below is a genomic window from Pleurocapsa sp. PCC 7327.
TGGCTCTTTTCTCTTTCAATGGTTTTTTCACTGGTACGCGCCCTATTTCCATGCCTATAGTTTTGTCCTAGTACGCGCTAACGAATACGAAGCCGACCGCTGCGGGGTCGAATTAGCAGGCTTAAAGAATGAAGCCCAGGCAGATATCAATCTGGCAATTTACAGTTATTTCCTGCACAAGTCCTTTTGGCCAACCATTTATCAACAGGCAGAACAGCATGCAGAACCTCCTAGCGACGCGATAACGCAGCTATTGCAACAGCTAAAAATCGGTCTTTCTCCCAGAGAGGCTGCCAAATGGCTCGATCGCGCCTTAGCTCATCGCACCGACTACGAGGATACCCATCCTTGTTTGCTCGATCGCCTGACTGCTATTGGCTACGATCTAGACCAAATTCAACCTCCAGAACCGCCAACACAAACTGCCGCCGAGTACTTTTTTGGCGAATTGCTGTGGAGTTTTGCCGATGGACTCGATCGCGAGTGGAAAAACGAAGTAGCCGGGAGTTGGGAAAAGCTATATCTTCGCGCCCAGCAACAGAGACGAAATCTTGCAGCGCTCGATGAAAAAGCACAAAAGCGTGCTTTAACCGTAGAAGAGATGTGGAAGCGTGCCTGTTTGACTTCGACTTTACAAGAAGCCCACAAAGCGATCGCACTGTTTCAACAAGTGCTTGAGGTAGAACCCAATCATCCTTTAGCCAACTATCAATTAGGGAAAATTCTCATCGAAAAAAATGATTTTCAAGGGATTAATTACCTGGAAAAAGCAATAGCTACAGACCCAGAGTTAGTCGTTCCCGGTTGCGATTTACTCTACGATTTTTACCAAAACCAAGGCAAAATTAAACAATCAAAATTCTATCAACAGAAAGGTCAAAAATATTATTGTCTCTGGAAAAGAACCCAACAAGAACGTAGTCGAATTTCCCATGAGACTCCTTTGTTTCCCCATCAGTTGGCCGATGGGGAAGTTCGACAGTTAAGCGAGCAATTATCGACTTACCCCGAAATTAAGAAAACCTATCTCGTTCGTCAAAAAGTTACTTTGTTTCCTGAAAAAGCTTTTTATATCTTTGCTATTGTTCTTCAAACGGTTAAAGGAGCCGAAGCCAATCGGAAAAGCCATGAAGAAATTATCGATCGCTTGGAAAACGACCTCAATTTTTCAGGAAATTTTAGAGTCATTATCTTGCCAAATAGTAATTTGAAACTGGAGCAAGCCATTTGTAAAATCTCTGGATCTTGTATTTATTATTAAAGTCTCTATCTGCTCGCGAGCGAGACGCTCGCACTACTTCTTATCAACTTACTGGAGAAACTTGTCAATTATCTATGTTCTAATATTTCTGTACAGTGATTACTATAAACTTATCTGTTACTAAGTTCAAAAATAATCACATCCATGAAAAACAATGTAATTCTTTTAGCCACAACTGCCTTACTTTCCACCTACAGCCTGCCTAGCTATGGGTCAGATTTTGAGAAATTAGTCTCCGGTCAGCAAATTCCGCTAACTCAAAAACTTCAAGATTTAGACAGTTCTTGGCGACAAATTTCCATTGGCGGTCAATATGAAATGGGCGATTTCATGAAAAGTTGGGCTGGTTTATTGGGCGGCAGCAGCTATAACTATGTCTATTACACTCAGGGACGGACAGTAAAGGTTGCGGAGGAAACTTATGTCATTGCCTATCGCTTGCCCGCTACAGGCGAGGGATTGAACTTTAGAACCTTCATTGAAAGTACCTTTAGTATGGGATGTACGGAAGCCTCGCTGCCAATCAAACTTACCCCAGAAACATCGCTCAGCCTATCGCTGCTGAACCTTCGCACTATCGGCAGTCTCAACGACGTTCGCGTTTTTAATCTTAAGGAAGAAGTGGCTGCTTCCGAACGGCGGTACGAAGCGGCAAAAGTTGCCTGCGAACAAATGCAGACGCAACCAACAGAACCGGGAACGGAACCGCCTGCATCCGAACCTTTCCCATCCATGCCTCCTCAGTAGATAGGTCGCAACGAAAGTTGAGGGATTGGTAGCGCGATCGCGCTACCAATCCCTCAAGGAACAATCAACGATAAATAAAACTCTTCTTTATGATACGCTATCGGCAATTAGAAATGGGGCGAGGAGAAGAAATGACAAAAAAATTGCGGGTAGGGCTGTTGTTTGGCGGTCGTTCTGGCGAACATGAAGTCTCGATTAATTCAGCCGTTGCGATCGCGACCGCTTTGAGCGCCCAAAACAACGCGACGAAGTACGACGTTTTGCC
It includes:
- a CDS encoding M48 family metalloprotease → MELYHGNFQDLLGRILWIAPSCKILAPTIGFLLLYGLAPSQKGKLSMAMTIEQQERFETLVRQLEKDSRHHPTNYQIKVALLAILGYAYILFVFLLLLGIIWGARTFLVAASSEALTNQLNLMAILVSLGVLRLFWIDTKIPKGLPLDRLHAPELFATIDRLATILQAPKCDRVFLTDELNAGVLQSPRLGLLGWQQNYLFLGLPLMQALSLQQFRAVLAHELGHLSGNHSHFSNWIYRLRKIWFELAERFPEQENSGSFLFQWFFHWYAPYFHAYSFVLVRANEYEADRCGVELAGLKNEAQADINLAIYSYFLHKSFWPTIYQQAEQHAEPPSDAITQLLQQLKIGLSPREAAKWLDRALAHRTDYEDTHPCLLDRLTAIGYDLDQIQPPEPPTQTAAEYFFGELLWSFADGLDREWKNEVAGSWEKLYLRAQQQRRNLAALDEKAQKRALTVEEMWKRACLTSTLQEAHKAIALFQQVLEVEPNHPLANYQLGKILIEKNDFQGINYLEKAIATDPELVVPGCDLLYDFYQNQGKIKQSKFYQQKGQKYYCLWKRTQQERSRISHETPLFPHQLADGEVRQLSEQLSTYPEIKKTYLVRQKVTLFPEKAFYIFAIVLQTVKGAEANRKSHEEIIDRLENDLNFSGNFRVIILPNSNLKLEQAICKISGSCIYY